The following coding sequences lie in one Sphingopyxis macrogoltabida genomic window:
- a CDS encoding enoyl-CoA hydratase/isomerase family protein, with protein MSDRYAKYKSLKFDRPHDRVIRITMTSQLKLGVMDADMHREVSEVWRDVDSDDSVSAIIITGAGKSFSAGGDLNHEIKVARDHDLRMQTMKETRDLVYNMVHCSKPIVSGIRGWAVGAGLAAGLLADVSIAARDANFMDGHTKIGIAAGDCAMIIWPLLVSMAKAKYYLLCCERMTGEEAERIGLVSLVVDDADVETKAVEIATRLAMGPPAATRWTKYSLNSWIRNAGPIFDASVAYEFMGFAGPEGIEGMTAFLEKRAPNFPRTAVL; from the coding sequence GTGAGCGATAGATACGCCAAATACAAGAGTCTCAAATTCGATCGACCGCATGACCGTGTCATCAGGATCACAATGACGTCGCAGCTCAAGCTGGGCGTTATGGATGCCGATATGCACCGGGAGGTGTCCGAGGTGTGGAGAGACGTCGATTCCGATGACAGCGTTTCAGCGATCATCATTACCGGAGCAGGAAAGAGCTTTTCCGCCGGCGGCGATCTGAATCACGAAATCAAGGTTGCCCGCGATCATGACCTGCGCATGCAGACAATGAAGGAAACGCGCGATCTGGTTTACAATATGGTCCACTGCTCAAAGCCGATCGTCAGTGGGATCAGGGGATGGGCCGTCGGCGCGGGACTCGCTGCGGGATTGCTGGCCGATGTTTCGATCGCTGCGCGCGATGCGAATTTCATGGATGGCCATACAAAGATCGGCATTGCGGCGGGCGATTGCGCGATGATTATCTGGCCGCTGCTGGTCAGCATGGCCAAAGCAAAATATTACCTCCTGTGTTGCGAGCGGATGACCGGTGAGGAAGCCGAACGCATCGGCCTGGTTTCACTTGTGGTCGATGATGCAGATGTCGAAACCAAGGCGGTGGAAATTGCCACACGATTGGCAATGGGGCCGCCGGCGGCGACCCGCTGGACCAAATACTCGCTTAACAGTTGGATCCGCAACGCTGGACCGATCTTCGACGCGAGCGTCGCCTATGAATTTATGGGCTTTGCCGGTCCAGAAGGGATAGAAGGGATGACAGCTTTTCTTGAAAAGCGCGCGCCCAATTTTCCACGTACAGCCGTACTATAG
- a CDS encoding cytochrome P450: MQQDLDVFRMVPLETDPPIHTKIRSVLTPFFVPSALDPLDDAIRKITVDLIDECVRNSPVDFATQFSIILPSRVFFEIILGEDPKEIQWIVDLTQVLITDPATAEQGAPKLLQWCADTLEGRRKRGQTEDLIGVVAHMGNGPELFLEERERIEILNLLILAGMETTANGISSVVHTFATNPDARAELRDADPQRIDKVVDEFLRYASPVTSAGRTLVSNDESFGCPMQKGERVTLSWTAANHDPATFPNPDVLDLNRNASQHLAFGVGHHKCLGMHLAKREMRIAIQELRKLKIFELVENTRIRYRSGPQQGIISLPIHCAR, from the coding sequence ATGCAGCAGGATCTCGATGTTTTCCGGATGGTTCCGCTTGAGACGGACCCGCCGATTCATACGAAAATTCGCTCTGTGTTGACGCCCTTCTTCGTTCCAAGCGCCCTTGATCCGCTGGACGATGCTATCCGCAAAATCACGGTCGATCTTATCGACGAATGCGTCCGCAACAGCCCTGTCGACTTTGCCACGCAATTCTCGATCATCCTGCCCTCGCGCGTTTTTTTCGAGATCATTCTGGGAGAAGATCCAAAAGAAATCCAATGGATCGTCGATCTGACACAAGTGCTTATCACTGATCCCGCCACAGCCGAGCAAGGCGCACCCAAACTGCTTCAATGGTGTGCAGATACGCTCGAGGGCCGCCGGAAACGAGGTCAAACGGAGGATCTGATAGGCGTCGTTGCGCATATGGGTAATGGTCCCGAGCTATTCCTCGAAGAGCGCGAGCGTATCGAGATACTAAATCTTCTTATCTTGGCGGGTATGGAAACCACTGCCAACGGAATAAGTTCGGTGGTCCATACGTTCGCGACCAACCCGGACGCCCGAGCGGAATTGCGGGATGCCGATCCACAACGCATCGATAAAGTTGTCGATGAGTTTCTGCGCTATGCCTCCCCGGTAACATCGGCAGGCCGAACGCTGGTATCCAATGATGAATCATTTGGATGCCCGATGCAGAAGGGCGAACGCGTGACTTTGAGCTGGACCGCGGCCAACCATGATCCGGCAACCTTTCCCAACCCCGACGTGCTCGACTTGAATCGCAACGCGAGCCAACATTTGGCTTTCGGCGTCGGGCATCATAAATGCCTCGGTATGCATCTCGCCAAACGGGAGATGCGGATCGCCATTCAAGAACTGCGGAAGCTCAAAATTTTCGAATTGGTCGAAAATACCAGGATCCGGTACCGATCCGGCCCCCAGCAGGGGATCATTTCGCTGCCTATCCATTGCGCTCGATAA
- a CDS encoding IS256-like element ISSpma2 family transposase: MTEDRLLIEELAAKGGQPDFLRTIAENVLQLIMEADVDGLIGAGRHERSSERATWRNGYRDRSLDTRVGTLNLKIPKLRAGSYFPGFLEPRKMVEKALVAVIQEAWIGGVSTRRVDELVQAMGMTGISKSTVSKLCKDIDERVHAFLKRPLTGEWPYLWLDATYLKVREGGRIISVAAIIAMAVNTEGRREIVGLHIGPSEAEVFWSDFLKDLVRRGLTGVKLVISDAHEGLKGAITRVMGATWQRCRVHFMRNALSYVPKGQNTVVAAAIRQVFLQPDQKSATQVWRQVADQLRTRWPKLGACMDEAETDVLAYTGFPTQHRTKLHSTNPLERLNKEVKRRADVVGIFPNEDSIIRLVGAVLMEQNDEWQLQHRYMQIEGMAELNQPMIEEENQPLHITAKAA; encoded by the coding sequence ATGACCGAGGACAGATTACTGATCGAAGAGCTTGCTGCGAAGGGCGGCCAACCGGATTTTTTGCGCACCATCGCCGAGAACGTGCTGCAGCTGATCATGGAGGCCGACGTTGATGGCCTGATCGGCGCGGGTCGCCACGAACGCAGCAGCGAGCGCGCGACCTGGCGCAACGGCTATCGCGACCGTTCGCTGGATACCCGGGTAGGCACGCTGAACCTGAAAATCCCCAAGCTGCGTGCTGGGTCCTACTTTCCGGGCTTCCTTGAGCCCCGCAAGATGGTCGAGAAAGCGCTGGTTGCGGTGATCCAGGAAGCGTGGATCGGCGGGGTCAGCACCCGGCGGGTCGATGAACTCGTCCAGGCCATGGGCATGACCGGCATCTCCAAGTCCACCGTCTCCAAGCTTTGCAAGGACATTGACGAGCGCGTCCATGCCTTTCTGAAACGCCCGCTCACCGGCGAATGGCCGTATCTCTGGCTCGATGCCACCTATCTCAAGGTACGCGAAGGCGGGCGGATCATCAGCGTTGCCGCAATAATCGCCATGGCCGTCAACACCGAGGGCCGGCGCGAGATCGTCGGCCTGCATATCGGCCCCTCGGAAGCGGAGGTCTTCTGGTCCGACTTCCTGAAGGACCTTGTTCGGCGCGGTCTTACCGGCGTGAAGCTGGTCATCTCCGATGCTCACGAGGGCCTCAAGGGCGCGATCACCCGCGTCATGGGCGCCACCTGGCAGCGCTGCCGGGTGCACTTCATGCGCAATGCCCTGTCCTATGTGCCCAAGGGCCAGAACACTGTCGTCGCCGCCGCGATCCGCCAGGTCTTCCTGCAGCCCGATCAGAAAAGCGCAACGCAGGTCTGGCGACAGGTCGCCGACCAGTTGCGCACCCGTTGGCCCAAGCTCGGCGCCTGCATGGACGAGGCCGAAACCGACGTGCTCGCCTACACCGGCTTTCCCACCCAGCACCGCACGAAGTTACACTCAACCAATCCGCTCGAGCGGCTCAACAAGGAGGTCAAGCGCCGCGCCGACGTCGTCGGAATCTTCCCGAACGAAGACAGCATCATCCGCCTCGTCGGGGCTGTGCTGATGGAGCAGAACGACGAGTGGCAGCTCCAGCACCGATACATGCAGATCGAAGGCATGGCCGAACTCAACCAACCCATGATCGAGGAGGAAAATCAGCCCCTACACATCACCGCCAAAGCCGCCTGA
- a CDS encoding GMC family oxidoreductase — MSDRYDYVVVGGGSSGAVIASRLSAAGASVLLLEAGGTDRRLDVIVPGLLAGAYKSANWKYPTEPDPSRTNTPEVQMAGKLMGGGGSINSCVFIRGNRADYDHWAALGCDGWDYASVLPSFRRMETWQGGANEFRGGDGPISVGEQTDRGTANSAFYAAAQQAGYPIADDYNGDSQHGISWVQLNHRKGKRSQSSREFVSRIASKTFLKIITGAVARRVIIESDRAVGVEYRCAGEIKIARADVEVILSAGAYGSPKLLMLSGIGPRRSLESFGIEVKADSPGVGQNLQDHPASMMRWRAKGVRTMNKMGLTDAVKGLGQYLFKGTGFLAMTAVPVQVLAQSDGGTAHPNLQLCFAPFALSREPDENGMFDVKLTKEQGFYTSSILLHPRTRGSVTLRSANPDDFPVISHQFYTHPDDLRDIMIGMDEIKRIMAQPAMAAITDGMMLPEAGLNTAEDWKQYTRMITHSAHHPVGTCKMGTDDMAVLDPQLRVRGIRGLRVCDASIMPVIPSGNTNAPSMMIGERGAELIFRDSNAIASEKQIAA; from the coding sequence ATGTCAGATCGTTACGACTATGTGGTGGTGGGCGGAGGATCGTCCGGTGCCGTTATCGCCAGCCGACTTTCCGCCGCAGGCGCAAGCGTTCTTCTTTTGGAGGCCGGCGGCACCGATCGACGACTCGATGTTATCGTACCCGGCCTGCTTGCGGGGGCGTATAAATCCGCCAACTGGAAATACCCTACCGAACCCGATCCAAGCCGCACCAACACGCCGGAGGTTCAGATGGCAGGGAAACTCATGGGCGGCGGCGGGTCAATTAATTCCTGTGTTTTCATTCGCGGCAACCGCGCAGATTATGATCATTGGGCCGCGCTTGGTTGTGACGGCTGGGACTATGCTTCGGTCCTGCCAAGCTTTCGCCGAATGGAAACATGGCAGGGCGGCGCCAATGAGTTCCGTGGCGGAGACGGGCCGATCAGCGTCGGCGAACAAACCGACCGAGGCACCGCAAACTCCGCATTTTACGCAGCAGCGCAGCAAGCAGGCTATCCGATAGCAGATGATTATAACGGCGATAGCCAGCATGGGATAAGTTGGGTTCAACTCAATCATCGTAAGGGCAAGAGATCGCAATCATCGCGGGAATTTGTTTCGCGTATTGCGTCCAAGACATTTCTAAAAATTATCACGGGTGCGGTTGCACGCCGCGTCATCATCGAATCTGATCGCGCCGTTGGCGTGGAATACCGTTGTGCAGGCGAAATCAAAATTGCCCGGGCCGATGTCGAGGTGATTTTGAGCGCGGGTGCTTATGGCTCTCCCAAGCTTTTGATGCTGTCCGGCATCGGGCCAAGGCGTTCGCTTGAGAGCTTCGGAATTGAAGTGAAAGCCGACAGCCCAGGCGTCGGTCAAAATCTGCAGGATCATCCGGCGTCAATGATGCGATGGCGCGCGAAGGGCGTCCGGACGATGAACAAAATGGGATTGACCGATGCGGTCAAAGGCCTGGGTCAGTATTTGTTCAAAGGAACGGGATTTCTGGCCATGACGGCGGTCCCGGTTCAGGTGTTGGCTCAATCCGATGGCGGTACCGCACACCCAAATCTTCAGCTTTGCTTCGCGCCGTTCGCGCTGTCGCGCGAGCCGGACGAGAACGGCATGTTTGATGTCAAGCTGACCAAGGAGCAAGGCTTTTACACATCATCCATTCTGCTGCATCCGCGAACCAGGGGTAGCGTCACTTTGAGAAGTGCAAATCCCGATGATTTTCCGGTTATCAGCCACCAATTCTATACGCATCCGGATGATCTGCGCGACATCATGATTGGGATGGACGAGATCAAGCGTATCATGGCGCAGCCGGCGATGGCGGCCATCACGGATGGCATGATGCTACCTGAAGCAGGACTTAATACCGCTGAAGACTGGAAGCAGTACACGCGCATGATCACCCATTCCGCACATCATCCGGTAGGCACCTGCAAAATGGGCACCGATGATATGGCGGTGCTCGATCCACAGCTGCGCGTGAGAGGCATTCGAGGCTTGCGCGTATGCGACGCCTCGATCATGCCCGTCATACCTTCTGGCAATACGAATGCTCCGTCGATGATGATCGGAGAACGCGGGGCCGAACTGATTTTTCGAGATAGCAATGCCATCGCTAGCGAAAAACAGATAGCCGCCTGA
- a CDS encoding LysR family transcriptional regulator has protein sequence MELRQLRQLLALAEYQNFHRAAEALHMSQPPLSVSIRRLEEELGVQLIERHSRGVTLTTEGALVVEQAQEVVRVADNIRLFAKESLGGTRGLLRLGFVGSATFNLIPSLIPRFRALFPNVTLKLSEQVSAEIVAGLLSGDLDAGLLRTPLFDVTGLILTPLSVDRLVLALPYGHAFAERSEIKLEDLANQAMILWSRTTEPWVRTMIDINFSAIGIAPVVVEEASHIHTMLSLVECGLGAALVPSIVRRSSPDRLNFVDLTCKGSPIELGFAMAVREGQGRPLTANFAGVAIEVLQQNSG, from the coding sequence GTGGAGTTACGTCAGCTTCGCCAGCTTCTAGCGTTGGCAGAATATCAGAATTTCCATCGCGCTGCCGAAGCGCTTCATATGTCGCAGCCGCCGTTGTCCGTGTCCATTCGCCGCCTTGAAGAGGAGCTCGGCGTACAGCTGATTGAGCGGCATTCTCGGGGCGTAACGCTTACAACAGAAGGGGCGTTGGTAGTAGAACAGGCTCAAGAGGTCGTGCGTGTCGCGGACAATATCAGGCTGTTTGCCAAAGAATCATTGGGCGGAACCCGCGGTTTGCTAAGGTTGGGATTCGTGGGATCGGCAACTTTCAATCTCATTCCGAGCCTCATTCCGAGATTTCGTGCGCTTTTCCCAAATGTGACTCTCAAGCTTAGCGAACAAGTCTCTGCGGAAATCGTTGCGGGGCTGCTGAGCGGTGACCTGGACGCCGGGCTTTTGCGAACGCCGCTATTTGACGTGACTGGCCTCATATTAACACCCCTTAGTGTTGATCGACTTGTACTGGCATTGCCCTATGGCCACGCGTTTGCGGAGCGGTCGGAAATCAAACTGGAGGATCTGGCGAATCAAGCCATGATCCTGTGGAGCAGAACGACAGAGCCTTGGGTGCGTACGATGATCGACATCAATTTCAGTGCAATCGGAATCGCTCCCGTCGTGGTGGAAGAGGCGTCTCATATACATACCATGCTATCTCTTGTTGAATGCGGGCTGGGGGCAGCACTCGTTCCATCGATCGTTCGTCGCTCCAGTCCCGACCGTCTGAATTTTGTCGATCTAACCTGTAAAGGTTCGCCCATTGAACTCGGCTTTGCGATGGCTGTTCGTGAAGGACAGGGGCGGCCGCTAACGGCAAATTTTGCGGGCGTGGCAATCGAGGTTTTGCAGCAAAATAGTGGATAG
- a CDS encoding TonB-dependent receptor, translated as MRILQRQLSGIGLAAISVALMFAPPACAQAAATDATADDEVPAGSNSEIVVTAQRRSENLQDVPISITAVGAEQAHDLGIVTVQDIQIVTPGLTFESGYGFTQPYIRGVGTSNPLPGLESAVSSYIDGAYIERGYGQTTNLFDTSVQVLKGAQGTLYGRNATGGTILYQTANPELGSFSGHALGEYGRFDQYRGELVLNAPLGDNVAIRLGALKFGDDGYITNVVDGAKWGGRSGTTLRAKLLWQATPDFSALLSYEYVRQKAYDGAQAERADAPLCGSCAIPIPGADLNPVRGFYEVALNDGATPSRLRADSFNLRLSYTGSNFDITSTTSYRNDRAYNTVDTGLSSTFALYNYGTNQGGKTWSEDLQISSTFDGPVNFLSGIYYFNDDAFHEAELSGIAFGGLTDLTVENYVKTESFSAFGEIYLTPIERLKITLGGRYTIDSRDFSANVAPNALLAFAPPGSPSSFSSHGKESVFTPRVVASYDFDAVNVYASWNRGYKEFGYNTPVFVSEDPVNAEKIDSFEVGAKFVSDDRRLRLNLAAFYYNYRDIQVSIIDISTGANVLENAAGAEGYGAEIDANFEPTNWLKLFGVAGYLHTEYTSYPNAAIAVIDPVTGGLVSSRADLTGTRLPRAPSFTGSVGFELHGPIGGGFDAHLNALTRYTSGYDFFPGAQGPLQYSRTGGYAIINLSGYIERELNGSGIRSYRLGFYINNATDLKYSSINVTSAGFGLFQTVAPPITYGLRASAEF; from the coding sequence ATGCGTATCTTACAGCGGCAGCTTTCCGGCATTGGTCTTGCTGCCATATCGGTTGCGCTGATGTTTGCTCCCCCCGCCTGCGCTCAGGCCGCAGCAACCGACGCCACGGCCGATGACGAAGTGCCCGCCGGATCAAATTCCGAAATAGTTGTAACGGCACAGCGTCGGTCGGAAAATCTTCAAGATGTGCCGATCTCTATTACCGCGGTTGGAGCAGAGCAGGCTCATGACCTAGGCATTGTCACGGTTCAGGATATTCAGATTGTTACGCCCGGCCTGACATTCGAAAGTGGCTATGGGTTCACCCAGCCGTATATTCGTGGAGTTGGCACATCCAATCCGCTCCCTGGCCTGGAAAGCGCAGTGTCCAGTTACATCGATGGCGCTTATATCGAGCGCGGCTACGGGCAGACAACGAATCTTTTCGATACTTCCGTTCAGGTCCTCAAGGGCGCGCAAGGCACTCTCTACGGGCGAAACGCGACCGGAGGCACGATCCTTTATCAGACGGCCAACCCCGAACTCGGTTCGTTTTCTGGACATGCTTTGGGGGAATATGGACGGTTTGACCAGTACCGCGGCGAACTCGTGCTTAATGCGCCCTTGGGAGACAATGTTGCCATCCGGCTTGGGGCACTAAAATTCGGAGACGACGGCTATATCACCAATGTGGTCGACGGAGCGAAATGGGGGGGACGGTCCGGGACAACGCTCCGTGCAAAACTGCTTTGGCAGGCGACGCCAGATTTTTCCGCCCTCCTGTCGTATGAATATGTCCGGCAAAAGGCATATGACGGTGCTCAAGCAGAACGCGCCGATGCACCTCTATGCGGTTCCTGCGCCATTCCCATCCCGGGGGCCGATCTCAATCCTGTAAGAGGCTTCTACGAAGTTGCGCTAAATGATGGGGCGACGCCAAGTCGCCTACGCGCCGATTCCTTTAACTTGCGCCTTAGCTACACCGGTAGTAATTTCGATATAACAAGCACCACGTCGTACAGGAATGATCGAGCGTATAATACCGTAGATACGGGTCTTTCATCCACATTTGCCCTATACAACTATGGAACGAACCAAGGGGGAAAGACCTGGTCTGAAGATTTGCAGATTTCGTCGACATTTGATGGGCCAGTAAACTTTCTGTCTGGCATTTATTATTTTAACGATGACGCGTTTCACGAAGCCGAGTTGTCTGGTATCGCCTTTGGCGGGCTGACCGATCTGACGGTCGAGAATTATGTCAAAACTGAATCTTTTTCGGCGTTTGGTGAGATCTACCTGACCCCGATAGAGCGACTAAAGATTACGCTGGGCGGTCGATATACGATCGATAGCCGCGATTTCTCTGCGAATGTGGCGCCCAATGCATTGTTGGCATTCGCGCCGCCAGGTTCTCCTTCCTCGTTTTCGAGTCATGGTAAGGAGTCTGTTTTCACGCCGCGGGTTGTTGCCAGTTATGACTTCGACGCCGTCAATGTTTATGCGAGCTGGAACCGGGGATATAAGGAATTCGGGTACAACACCCCGGTATTTGTGTCTGAAGATCCTGTAAACGCTGAAAAAATTGACAGCTTTGAGGTCGGAGCCAAATTCGTCTCGGACGATCGTCGTCTGCGGCTTAACCTAGCAGCTTTCTACTATAATTACAGAGATATACAGGTATCGATCATCGATATTTCAACAGGTGCAAATGTTCTGGAGAACGCGGCTGGCGCCGAGGGGTATGGCGCGGAAATTGATGCAAACTTTGAACCAACCAACTGGCTCAAGCTCTTTGGCGTCGCGGGCTACCTGCATACGGAATATACTTCGTATCCCAATGCTGCGATCGCCGTAATCGATCCTGTTACCGGTGGACTCGTCAGCTCGCGTGCCGATCTTACAGGAACCCGGCTGCCGCGGGCGCCTTCCTTCACGGGCTCAGTGGGATTTGAACTCCACGGCCCCATCGGCGGTGGCTTCGATGCGCATTTGAATGCTCTCACGCGTTATACGTCGGGCTATGATTTCTTCCCAGGCGCGCAAGGCCCGCTTCAATATTCGCGGACGGGAGGCTATGCCATAATTAACCTGTCGGGCTATATCGAGCGCGAACTCAACGGCAGCGGAATCAGAAGTTACCGGCTCGGTTTCTACATCAACAACGCGACCGACCTGAAATATTCGAGCATCAACGTCACATCCGCTGGTTTTGGGCTCTTCCAGACGGTTGCTCCGCCAATCACATATGGACTTCGTGCGTCGGCGGAATTCTAA
- a CDS encoding enoyl-CoA hydratase/isomerase family protein, which yields MSIANYRTIRVSESDGVMEAVLHTDGAALIWNGRAGFELTQLFEALSAQSAIKVLILTGVGETFCADSVTFDFNELKWRDVWAGQQRMLGALMNLNIIVIAAVNGPVHYHPEIPMLADIVLASPDTEFAELGHFPRGMVPGDGAQLVMASRLGEARVGYFYLMEERIMAEEARRLGCVHEIHKKNALMPRARKMAAQFARRPEWLITYTKAALRLRDRHGFQQMLSHGMSIEGLAMYAAGMSGKEVD from the coding sequence ATGAGCATAGCGAACTACAGGACGATCAGAGTCAGCGAATCTGACGGTGTAATGGAAGCCGTGCTACACACCGATGGGGCCGCGCTCATCTGGAATGGCCGCGCGGGATTCGAACTGACTCAGCTTTTCGAAGCACTGTCGGCCCAATCCGCCATCAAGGTTCTGATTTTAACCGGCGTCGGGGAAACCTTTTGCGCGGATAGCGTCACCTTTGATTTTAATGAGCTAAAATGGCGCGATGTCTGGGCAGGGCAGCAGCGGATGCTCGGCGCGCTGATGAATTTGAACATTATCGTGATCGCGGCGGTCAACGGGCCGGTGCATTATCATCCGGAAATTCCAATGCTGGCGGATATCGTGCTTGCCTCTCCGGATACCGAATTCGCGGAACTCGGTCATTTTCCGCGCGGGATGGTTCCTGGCGATGGTGCGCAATTGGTTATGGCGAGCCGGCTAGGCGAAGCCCGTGTCGGCTATTTCTATCTGATGGAAGAGCGGATTATGGCTGAAGAAGCGCGGCGACTGGGTTGCGTTCACGAAATCCACAAAAAAAATGCGCTGATGCCGCGCGCGCGTAAGATGGCTGCACAATTCGCGAGAAGGCCAGAGTGGCTCATTACATATACTAAGGCGGCGCTACGCTTACGCGACCGGCACGGATTTCAGCAAATGCTCAGCCACGGGATGTCGATCGAAGGCCTTGCCATGTACGCGGCTGGCATGTCCGGCAAGGAGGTCGATTAG
- a CDS encoding enoyl-CoA hydratase/isomerase family protein, whose translation MSDKPDWAHIEVAVSGGVAEVRLHSNQESLIWAAEVVRELIVFLAWAERSADFNVVILTGSQVAFCNRLEAKGFHGLGWRNIWALEQRLLNAWIDFNKIVIAAVNGPATVRSDLPVSADIVLACHEAVFSDSNHFRMNVAPGDGVQLIWGEILGASRAGYFLLTGEKLGAQDAKKFGAVHEIHDRDHLLPRARQIAADLSPRAGSLLSYTKAALRLRRSRPSRWCNFGCGRGPSSGGFGGDV comes from the coding sequence GTGAGTGACAAGCCTGACTGGGCCCATATCGAAGTCGCCGTTTCCGGCGGAGTCGCTGAAGTTCGCCTGCACTCCAACCAAGAATCATTGATATGGGCCGCAGAGGTCGTGCGTGAACTGATTGTTTTTCTGGCATGGGCCGAACGCTCTGCGGACTTCAATGTGGTGATACTGACCGGCTCACAGGTCGCTTTTTGCAATAGGCTGGAGGCAAAGGGCTTTCACGGCCTGGGTTGGCGAAACATCTGGGCATTGGAACAGCGCCTTCTCAATGCGTGGATCGATTTTAACAAGATCGTAATTGCCGCGGTCAACGGTCCCGCGACGGTTCGTTCTGATTTGCCCGTATCGGCCGATATCGTGCTGGCGTGTCACGAGGCGGTGTTTTCGGACAGCAATCACTTCCGGATGAATGTTGCGCCTGGCGATGGCGTCCAGCTCATATGGGGCGAGATACTCGGTGCGTCGCGCGCGGGTTATTTCTTGCTGACTGGCGAAAAACTTGGGGCTCAAGACGCGAAAAAATTTGGCGCGGTGCACGAAATTCATGACCGCGACCACCTGCTTCCTCGAGCAAGACAGATTGCTGCCGATCTATCCCCGCGCGCCGGATCGTTGCTGTCATATACCAAGGCAGCGCTTCGCTTGAGACGGTCGCGTCCGTCAAGGTGGTGTAATTTCGGCTGTGGCCGTGGGCCATCGTCAGGCGGCTTTGGCGGTGATGTGTAG
- a CDS encoding CaiB/BaiF CoA transferase family protein, producing the protein MISLLSGIRVIECAWLPTGDNTSRLLGDLGADVIKIERPGQGDYLRVLGGLMAPENSPFHLVCNRNKRSVELNLRDDRGRAIFFDLLKTADIFIDGFASDACDKLGIGYQEQCKVKPDIIYCQANGFGRRGKYGKIPGHGYQFQSVGGGVALKEDDEGLMWEQLGGGDFPQYFGGSLDGPLVAAIYAAMTALAALEHRKRTGEGVFIDTAACDAVIALQQTDAVVQWNYDKIYDRRQPPPPFGTSPHERPKYSHYKCKDGKNIQLGAIEPKFWVNLCKAIGREDLMGQHDMTLPIEFFGSDPQLIYTLRDVFLTKTAQEWVDIACLHDIPIVPTNSKMEVLDDPHLKERDAFEIKDHPAVGKFAMPGWPAMVEGQRYETVRPAPALGEHTAEVLAEVGLGAAELEKLKAAGVV; encoded by the coding sequence GTGATAAGTTTACTCAGCGGAATACGTGTTATCGAATGCGCGTGGCTGCCAACGGGCGATAATACCAGCAGACTGCTTGGTGATCTCGGCGCCGACGTGATAAAGATCGAGCGTCCCGGCCAAGGCGATTACCTGCGTGTTCTCGGTGGACTGATGGCACCCGAAAACAGCCCCTTTCATCTCGTTTGCAACCGCAACAAGCGAAGTGTTGAATTGAATCTTCGCGACGACCGCGGGCGCGCGATATTCTTCGATTTATTGAAGACCGCCGACATCTTTATCGATGGCTTTGCCTCCGATGCCTGCGATAAGCTGGGGATCGGGTATCAAGAGCAATGCAAGGTCAAGCCCGACATTATTTATTGTCAGGCCAATGGGTTCGGCCGACGCGGAAAATACGGCAAAATTCCCGGCCACGGCTATCAGTTTCAATCGGTCGGCGGCGGCGTCGCATTGAAGGAGGACGATGAAGGGTTGATGTGGGAACAACTCGGAGGAGGCGATTTTCCGCAGTATTTCGGTGGCTCGTTGGACGGCCCGTTGGTCGCCGCAATCTATGCGGCGATGACTGCTCTCGCGGCTCTCGAACATCGAAAGCGCACGGGCGAGGGCGTGTTTATCGATACCGCAGCGTGCGATGCCGTCATCGCGTTGCAGCAAACGGATGCCGTGGTTCAGTGGAATTATGACAAGATTTATGACCGTCGGCAGCCACCGCCTCCGTTCGGTACGTCCCCGCACGAGCGGCCAAAATATAGCCACTATAAGTGCAAAGATGGAAAGAACATCCAACTGGGCGCTATCGAACCGAAATTCTGGGTTAATCTGTGCAAGGCAATTGGTCGGGAAGATCTGATGGGCCAGCACGACATGACTCTGCCGATCGAGTTTTTCGGCAGTGATCCTCAGTTGATATACACTTTGAGAGACGTGTTCTTGACTAAGACAGCTCAGGAGTGGGTAGATATTGCCTGCCTTCACGACATTCCGATTGTTCCCACGAACAGCAAAATGGAAGTGCTCGACGATCCCCACTTGAAGGAGCGTGATGCATTCGAGATCAAGGACCATCCTGCGGTCGGCAAGTTCGCGATGCCTGGCTGGCCCGCAATGGTTGAGGGTCAGCGATATGAGACCGTCCGTCCGGCCCCCGCGCTTGGCGAACATACCGCTGAGGTGCTTGCCGAAGTTGGATTGGGCGCCGCCGAACTTGAAAAATTGAAAGCGGCCGGGGTCGTTTGA